From a region of the Theobroma cacao cultivar B97-61/B2 chromosome 8, Criollo_cocoa_genome_V2, whole genome shotgun sequence genome:
- the LOC18593106 gene encoding uncharacterized protein LOC18593106: protein MSVLDSFFSKGFKAAKCKTLLKLTIPRIKLLRNRREIQIKQMRRDIAKLLETGQEATARIRVEHIIREENMMAAQEILELFSELIAVRLPIIETQRECPLDLKEAISSVCFAAPRCADLPELLQVQMLFASKYGKEFISAATELRPDCGVNRQLIELLSVRAPSPEVKLKLLKEIAEEHELDWDPASTETEFFKPHEDLLNGPTQFVSGSKLPLPAEKHDETLNSATDHAQNEQPDSDSDFEPLDFPDVPKVSLRPSANAASAPAISPPSAAAPDPEIDHGSSRHFGAPGYVLPMSPLEHETVMEESSVTKENEMPNDPAGAKENKQFLPFISPPSVSSSISARPSNPPSAISKIKIEANVDLQDVLAAAQAAAETAERAAAAARSAASLAQVRIAELTQKKDQVTESSSSENPFHTDVPHQPPSTEKPNFDHQNSFGDPAEVLYSPDSHHDQERQGSEVANLPSLDKLKLGFDSPVSSDHALEGDHPQKQPQRLPSMDDEYFSYPNLFSSQKSDLGSGGSFKDNSHTHY, encoded by the exons ATGTCCGTGCTCGATTCCTTCTTCAGCAAGGGCTTTAAAGCTGCTAAATg CAAAACTCTACTCAAGTTAACAATTCCGCGGATAAAGTTGTTGAGGAATAGGAGAGAGATTCAGATTAAGCAGATGCGCCGGGACATTGCCAAGCTTCTTGAGACTGGTCAAGAAGCTACTGCTCGAATTCGG GTGGAGCATATAATAAGGGAAGAGAATATGATGGCTGCTCAGGAGATCCTTGAGCTGTTTAGTGAGCTTATTGCCGTCCGTCTTCCTATCATCGAGACTCAAAG GGAATGTCCTCTAGATTTGAAAGAAGCTATATCTAGTGTCTGTTTTGCTGCACCTAGATGTGCCGATCTACCAGAGTTGCTGCAGGTTCAAATGCTATTTGCATCCAAGTATGGGAAGGAATTCATATCAGCTGCAACTGAGCTGAGACCGGATTGTGGTGTTAATCGTCAG TTGATAGAATTGTTATCTGTACGAGCTCCTTCACCGGAAGTAAAGTTGAAGCTTCTGAAAGAAATTGCTGAAGAGCATGAGTTGGATTGGGATCCAGCTTCCACTGAAACTGAGTTTTTCAAACCACATGAAGATTTATTG AATGGCCCAACACAGTTTGTCAGTGGGTCTAAGTTGCCCCTTCCTGCAGAGAAACATGATGAAACATTAAATTCTGCCACTGATCATGCCCAAAATGAGCAGCCTGATTCTGATTCAGACTTTGAGCCCTTAGATTTTCCTGATGTTCCTAAGGTGTCATTGCGGCCAAGTGCAAATGCTGCATCAGCACCAGCAATTAGTCCACCGTCAGCAGCTGCTCCAGACCCTGAAATTGATCATGGATCATCTAGACATTTTGGAGCTCCTGGATATGTGTTACCAATGTCACCTTTGGAACATGAGACAGTGATGGAAGAAAGTTCAGTcactaaagaaaatgaaatgccCAATGATCCAGCTGGAgccaaagaaaataaacagtTTCTGCCATTCATTTCTCCCCCATCAGTATCTTCATCAATTTCTGCAAGACCAAGCAATCCACCATCTgctatttcaaaaataaaaattgaggCTAATGTTGACTTACAGGATGTTTTAGCTGCTGCTCAGGCAGCTGCTGAAACTGCTGAGCGTGCGGCAGCCGCAGCTCGATCAGCAGCAAGTCTTGCACAGGTCCGAATTGCTGAACTTACTCAGAAAAAGGACCAGGTCACTGAAAGTAGCAGCTCTGAGAACCCTTTCCATACAGATGTCCCTCATCAACCACCTAGTACAGAGAAGCCCAATTTTGATCACCAAAACTCTTTTGGTGATCCAGCCGAAGTTTTATACTCTCCAGACTCCCATCATGACCAGGAGCGCCAAGGATCAGAGGTAGCAAATCTTCCTTCACTTGACAAACTCAAATTGGGTTTTGATTCACCAGTTTCCAGTGATCATGCTCTTGAAGGAGACCACCCTCAAAAGCAGCCGCAGAGGTTGCCTTCAATGGATGATGAATACTTCTCATATCCAAACCTTTTTTCGTCACAGAAGTCAGACCTTGGTTCTGGTGGTTCTTTTAAAGATAATTCCCATACTCATTACTAA